CATAGACCTCATTCATAGCAGAAAACTCGTTCATGTCAGACAGGTAGACCGTGGTCTTCACCACATTCGCCAGTGAACTTCCCGCAGCTTCAAGAACCGCTTTCAGGTTTTGCAGAACCCTCCGCGTCTGCTCCTTGATCCCGCCAGAAATCAGTTCATTCTTCTCTGGATCGATCGCAATCTGGCCTGAGGTGAAGATCAAGTTGCCCACTTTAATGGCCTGACTGTATGGACCAATCGTCTTTGGTGCGCTATCTGTATCCACGACTTGACGGGCCACGACTCATACCTCCATTCTGAAACAAAACCCTATCTCAATAGGACAACCTTTTCAGTCTTTGACAGCGCCCCACACGTCAGCTTGACAAAGTAGACCCCGCTGCCGGCCTCTCCTCCATTATAGTCCATACCGTCCCATTCAGTGACAATCGGCATGTGACCATCCAAGGGCCGGCCATCGAAGAGCCGACTCACAAGCCTGCCGGCAATATCGTACACGGAAATGGTGATTTCACTTTCATATGGTGAAGGAACAGCGCTTATTCCAACCAATCCCCTGAAGGGATTGGGGGAGCAGTTGAGCGCCATGTGGTCTGTTGGCCGCACCTGATGGATGGATTCCTCTTCCAACCCCACTGGAATCGGACAGCCCACCCACTCAAGGGATCTCGCCAGTACCGTGTCCCTTCCAGAGTATATGGAGATTTTGTTCAGCCCTTCCAACCCAAAGGCATAATAGACAACTCTGTATGTGCCGGAGTCATACCTGATGGCTGCCGCGCTGTCCGGGGAGTAGTTAAAAACTGTGGAAGCACCACCAACAGGTTCTATCACATCCTGAGAGGTCTGATTTCCTGCTCCTCCACTTCCCGCAGTGATAAGAGAAATTCCGTCTCCAATCGGGTCGCCCGTTTCGCCATCCAATATGTGGTCGTTTGTTACCGGCTTGACCAGACCCGCGTGCAGGTAGTTTGAGTAGAAAGGAGTGCCGCTTATGTCCTCGCCGATACTCTGGCCTGTCAATATCAGGCCTCCCCCGCCATCGAGAAATGCTGCCAGGTCTGCCTGATCTTGAGCAGTCAGCGTGGCCACGGAATCATCACCTGTAAACCAGATTACGCAGTGATACAGGGGCAGAGCAGGAGAACTTACGTCATAGTGAATATCCCACTTATCATAGGCGACGTGAAGAGAATCGAGTACGGGCTCAAAGAAAATCTCAAAGACTGTCCCATTATCATCATCTACCAGGAGGACATCGGGCCTGCCGAGCATGATCCAGAACCTGTAGTCCATGCTGTAACCGCCTGGATCCGCAGTCACATGCAAATCGAAATACGCTCGATGCGGCTGTGCTGCTGCATCAACTGAGAACTTGAACGGGTCAGATGAGTTGTCGGCG
This candidate division TA06 bacterium DNA region includes the following protein-coding sequences:
- a CDS encoding Omp28-related outer membrane protein, yielding MRRVMFVLLLLGLTGAALNAHATTRMVLGEMFTNWGCPPCRPANDELDRFAPLHPNLAVIRYHTWWPSGSDPFYLDNAGENTVRTNYYQPGTKSVPWFLIDGLIVAGSNYSSYEALVTGREAVESPLDITIDGTYSSGTRSGTVTAYIEATDVINLTNLKLHFALTESEIYLSAPNGQTVFHEAMRDMLPNANGESINISSPGDTIMRSRDFTLDSTWVLQNCEIVVFVQSDNTKEVLQGAKWKIPIDVPNLAYIENLIVDSLGNGDGRADPDEAVDMIITLENDPIFQDATNVTATLSCDDPDVNITQGTVNYPDIPAGSVADNSSDPFKFSVDAAAQPHRAYFDLHVTADPGGYSMDYRFWIMLGRPDVLLVDDDNGTVFEIFFEPVLDSLHVAYDKWDIHYDVSSPALPLYHCVIWFTGDDSVATLTAQDQADLAAFLDGGGGLILTGQSIGEDISGTPFYSNYLHAGLVKPVTNDHILDGETGDPIGDGISLITAGSGGAGNQTSQDVIEPVGGASTVFNYSPDSAAAIRYDSGTYRVVYYAFGLEGLNKISIYSGRDTVLARSLEWVGCPIPVGLEEESIHQVRPTDHMALNCSPNPFRGLVGISAVPSPYESEITISVYDIAGRLVSRLFDGRPLDGHMPIVTEWDGMDYNGGEAGSGVYFVKLTCGALSKTEKVVLLR
- a CDS encoding deaminase yields the protein MARQVVDTDSAPKTIGPYSQAIKVGNLIFTSGQIAIDPEKNELISGGIKEQTRRVLQNLKAVLEAAGSSLANVVKTTVYLSDMNEFSAMNEVY